From Candidatus Amoebophilus asiaticus 5a2, the proteins below share one genomic window:
- the lpxK gene encoding tetraacyldisaccharide 4'-kinase, with amino-acid sequence MIFEKLKRRLFIIGLNLITPLGWLYGLIMRLRNFLYNAGLKQVYEYTHPITIISIGNLTVGGTGKTPCIEYLLRLLQENFYTVVVSRGYKRKTHGYRIANILDNARTIGDEPYQLYKKFVTKNAKTQVIVSEDRAKAIQRLITNYPYTEVILLDDGFQHRRVKRKLNLLLTSFHKPFFRDYILPVGRLREPRQAASRADIILVTKCPEVLTYDMQEDFKQHINLYCKTPTPPIFFTRIQYSTPKSLYPSHADNFSKYIVLVTGIADPAPLVEYVCKTYQLVYHIAFKDHHQFTQTDVRKIVSIFNQVTYKKKCILTTEKDSMRLIDPNVSSILRQIPVFLLPMSMEFIEGEQAFTKLIWDSIEK; translated from the coding sequence ATGATATTTGAAAAACTTAAAAGGCGTCTATTTATTATAGGCTTAAACCTAATAACACCCTTAGGGTGGCTCTATGGGTTAATTATGCGGCTTCGGAACTTTTTATACAACGCTGGACTTAAACAAGTTTATGAGTATACCCATCCAATAACAATTATTAGTATAGGTAATCTTACGGTGGGTGGCACAGGAAAGACTCCTTGTATAGAATACTTACTCCGTTTACTTCAAGAAAACTTTTATACAGTAGTAGTAAGCAGAGGATACAAACGCAAAACGCACGGATATAGAATAGCAAATATCCTGGACAATGCACGAACTATTGGCGATGAACCCTATCAGTTATATAAAAAGTTTGTTACTAAAAATGCCAAGACACAAGTCATCGTATCAGAAGACAGGGCAAAAGCTATCCAAAGATTGATAACTAATTATCCATATACAGAAGTTATTTTATTAGATGATGGTTTCCAACATAGACGCGTAAAGCGAAAATTAAATCTTTTGCTAACCAGTTTTCATAAACCTTTTTTTAGGGATTATATATTGCCTGTGGGTAGGCTTAGAGAACCTAGACAGGCAGCAAGTCGTGCAGATATTATTCTTGTAACTAAATGTCCTGAAGTACTAACATATGATATGCAAGAAGACTTTAAACAACATATTAACCTATATTGCAAGACTCCTACTCCACCTATTTTCTTCACTCGTATTCAATATAGCACTCCTAAAAGTCTATACCCATCTCATGCAGATAATTTCTCTAAATATATTGTATTAGTAACAGGAATTGCCGACCCAGCTCCACTAGTAGAATATGTATGCAAAACTTACCAACTAGTGTACCATATTGCATTTAAGGACCATCATCAATTTACCCAAACAGATGTAAGAAAAATTGTATCCATTTTTAATCAAGTTACTTACAAAAAAAAATGTATATTGACCACAGAGAAAGACAGTATGCGTCTTATAGACCCAAATGTATCTTCTATTTTAAGACAAATACCTGTATTTTTACTCCCTATGTCTATGGAATTTATTGAAGGGGAACAAGCTTTCACAAAGCTTATCTGGGATAGTATAGAGAAATAG
- a CDS encoding Nif3-like dinuclear metal center hexameric protein has translation MVKVKDITNYLEQWAPLAYQESYDNAGLIIGSPITEVTGILLCLDITETIIEEAKDKNCNLIIAHHPIIFKPIKKLIGINYVERCVIQAIRYNIAIYTIHTNLDNIIQGVSYNMARQLGLEACKILLPKPHTLQKLTAFVSPLQLEEVRNVLHQAGAGHINHYSNCSFTSSAGTATFQRNRSIHHPIGTLKQDDKVEWATAHQLEVVFPAYLSKTIVGALEQLYACKELAYYIQNIENMDIQVGSGIIGELPRSFNNQAFLTYLKEKMALTCIKHSALVKKDIKKVALCGGAGIFLLTEAIKQGADVFVTADVKYHDFFSAEDQILIADIGHYESEIAIKELIYNKLSEKFSNIVLLKSAIQTNPVYYF, from the coding sequence ATGGTCAAAGTTAAAGATATTACAAATTATTTAGAGCAGTGGGCACCATTAGCTTATCAAGAGAGTTATGATAATGCTGGACTTATAATAGGTAGTCCAATTACAGAAGTTACTGGTATACTGTTATGCTTAGATATTACAGAAACTATAATAGAAGAAGCAAAAGATAAGAACTGCAATTTAATTATAGCACACCACCCTATTATATTCAAACCTATAAAAAAATTAATAGGTATAAATTATGTAGAAAGATGTGTTATACAAGCTATTAGGTATAATATAGCCATTTATACAATACATACTAATTTAGACAATATTATACAGGGAGTAAGCTACAATATGGCTCGGCAGCTTGGTTTGGAAGCATGCAAAATATTGCTTCCTAAGCCACATACCCTACAAAAGTTGACTGCTTTTGTATCTCCTTTACAATTAGAAGAAGTGCGCAATGTTTTGCATCAGGCAGGCGCAGGCCATATAAATCATTACAGCAATTGTAGTTTTACTAGTAGTGCAGGTACTGCTACGTTTCAGCGTAACAGATCTATACACCATCCTATAGGCACATTAAAGCAGGATGATAAGGTTGAGTGGGCAACAGCTCATCAACTAGAAGTAGTATTTCCAGCTTATTTATCCAAAACTATAGTGGGCGCTCTCGAGCAATTATACGCTTGCAAAGAATTAGCTTACTATATCCAAAATATAGAAAATATGGATATACAGGTGGGGAGTGGAATAATAGGAGAGCTGCCTAGATCTTTTAATAACCAGGCATTTCTTACCTATCTTAAGGAAAAAATGGCACTGACTTGTATAAAGCACTCTGCTCTAGTTAAAAAGGATATTAAAAAAGTCGCTTTATGTGGTGGAGCTGGTATATTCTTATTAACAGAAGCTATTAAGCAAGGTGCAGATGTATTCGTAACAGCGGATGTAAAATATCATGATTTTTTTAGTGCCGAAGATCAAATTCTAATAGCAGATATAGGCCATTATGAAAGTGAAATAGCTATTAAAGAATTAATCTATAACAAATTGTCCGAAAAATTTAGTAACATTGTGTTATTAAAAAGTGCAATACAAACTAACCCAGTTTATTACTTCTAA
- a CDS encoding zinc ribbon domain-containing protein encodes MENNTVKNLSLLLELQEIDKQINKIIQVRGGLPQEVKKLEDDLSNLQLQATTCQEQTINLEQNIASLRIKIKDIEAQVKRYEDQQMNVRNNREYDAITKEIELHKLDIQLAEKKIKESYEQIEKSKHAIEFLNKSIEKAKQNLASKQEDLNSIVGESKGEEEKLNKKCQQLQANIDKALLQSYEKIRNNVRNNLAVVTVAGGACGGCFTIIYPQMQAEIKEKRQIIKCEHCGRILADVVDSVSVIAAEADSQVD; translated from the coding sequence ATGGAAAACAATACTGTAAAAAACCTTAGCCTTTTGCTTGAGTTACAAGAAATTGATAAACAAATTAATAAAATTATTCAAGTAAGAGGTGGGTTGCCCCAGGAAGTGAAAAAGTTAGAAGATGATTTGTCTAACCTACAGTTGCAAGCCACAACCTGCCAAGAACAGACTATTAATCTAGAGCAAAATATCGCCTCGCTACGCATAAAGATTAAAGATATAGAAGCACAAGTGAAGCGATATGAGGACCAGCAGATGAATGTAAGGAATAATAGAGAATATGATGCTATAACTAAGGAGATAGAGTTACATAAATTAGATATTCAATTAGCAGAGAAAAAGATTAAAGAGAGTTATGAACAAATAGAAAAAAGTAAGCATGCTATTGAATTTCTTAATAAATCTATTGAAAAAGCCAAACAGAACCTGGCATCTAAGCAAGAAGATTTAAATTCAATAGTAGGAGAAAGCAAAGGAGAAGAAGAAAAATTAAATAAAAAGTGTCAACAATTACAAGCTAATATTGATAAGGCCTTACTTCAAAGCTATGAGAAGATTAGAAATAATGTGCGCAATAACTTAGCTGTAGTAACAGTAGCTGGGGGGGCATGTGGGGGATGTTTTACGATTATATATCCACAAATGCAAGCAGAAATCAAAGAAAAAAGGCAAATAATAAAATGTGAGCACTGTGGTAGAATTTTGGCAGATGTAGTAGATTCTGTAAGTGTAATTGCTGCAGAAGCAGATAGCCAAGTAGACTAA
- a CDS encoding TraR/DksA family transcriptional regulator, with protein MEERKQNKYSIKELKEFEKLILEKLDKARKELVFIQEALDKSNDNSVEVSVKLLEEVPDTVEKENLGILIDRQRKYIVHLENALTRIQNGTYGVCTVTGELIDKDRLKVVPHSRHSVFAKRAKEEKEK; from the coding sequence ATGGAAGAGCGTAAACAAAACAAATATTCAATAAAGGAGCTAAAAGAGTTTGAGAAGCTTATTTTAGAGAAGTTAGATAAAGCACGTAAAGAGCTTGTTTTTATTCAAGAGGCATTAGATAAAAGTAATGATAATAGTGTAGAAGTAAGTGTCAAGCTATTAGAAGAAGTACCTGATACTGTTGAAAAAGAAAACCTTGGCATCCTTATAGACCGACAGAGAAAATATATTGTACACTTAGAAAATGCGCTTACTAGAATTCAAAATGGTACTTATGGCGTTTGCACAGTTACAGGAGAGCTTATTGATAAGGATAGACTTAAAGTGGTTCCTCATTCTAGGCATTCAGTATTTGCTAAGCGAGCTAAAGAAGAAAAAGAAAAATAA
- a CDS encoding pseudouridine synthase: protein MSKILSYPSKVASDQINYVRLNKWISNAGICSRREADELIQAGRITVNGEKITTLGYQVKNTDIVKFRDKVLKPNKHVYILLNKPRNCITTAFDPERRRTVLDFVKGACQERVYPVGRLDRNTTGLLVLTNDGDLAQKLAHPSYQIKKIYQVELASPIQPKDLAAIKAGICLKDGIVQVDSISIVQGDESKLGIEIHSGKNRIIRRLFEHLGYQIINLDRVMYANLTKKELPRSKWRFLTNQEVGYLKSLKS, encoded by the coding sequence ATGAGTAAAATTCTTTCTTATCCCTCAAAGGTAGCTTCTGATCAAATTAACTATGTTCGATTAAATAAATGGATAAGTAATGCCGGGATTTGTTCTAGAAGAGAAGCGGATGAACTCATACAAGCTGGCCGTATCACTGTTAATGGTGAAAAAATAACAACTTTAGGTTATCAAGTAAAAAATACTGATATAGTAAAATTTCGTGATAAAGTATTAAAACCAAACAAACACGTTTATATTCTTCTTAATAAGCCTAGAAACTGTATTACAACGGCATTTGATCCAGAACGTAGGAGAACGGTTTTAGATTTTGTAAAAGGTGCTTGCCAAGAGCGGGTATATCCTGTGGGTAGGCTTGATCGTAATACAACGGGACTTTTAGTTTTAACCAATGATGGGGACTTGGCCCAAAAGTTGGCTCACCCTTCTTATCAAATAAAAAAAATCTATCAAGTGGAGTTAGCAAGTCCCATCCAACCAAAAGACTTAGCAGCCATTAAAGCGGGTATTTGTCTAAAAGATGGTATTGTACAGGTTGACAGTATCTCTATAGTACAAGGAGATGAAAGTAAGTTGGGAATAGAAATACATTCAGGAAAAAATAGAATTATCAGGCGCTTATTTGAGCATCTCGGCTACCAAATTATTAATTTAGATAGAGTAATGTATGCTAATCTTACTAAGAAAGAACTTCCTAGAAGTAAATGGAGATTTTTAACTAATCAAGAGGTAGGCTATTTGAAAAGCTTAAAAAGCTAG
- a CDS encoding patatin-like phospholipase family protein has product MKQHYSVARQFMACILFVSLCLQSCTNIYVPSNLPIKEGEKYVSERVVRQLIGKQSITKEGHIVTFYQQGNQLRAEVGENLPQGFDKTYTVPVYIEEEMKLAQVASLNEEAQKKNIHVVFPKNQQEGYVYVGHTGLMGGGKDKKSRKQVLPGEEEVEEETEEKSPRSTETEGYQVAIQPAFSPEHQQKSTPRLILSLDGGGIRGLLEADALNYIEKVLAERIINHFGDRSAPKPDVRLGEYFDLIAGTSTGGIIALAMRILDLATNRPRYNMEIVSGIYKDKGGKIFYGNNKLWKLLCQAKSNIYNPKPLEDILTEYFGNATLQDLCDPVLITTYDTDKPGIYLFKSSDTKNGASKNFYVKDVARATSAAPTYFPPAQISSISGEKYCFIDGGVAANNPALYAYTYAKDNLYQNSRFHLISLNTGTSPKPSLARTASKGGVLLVPKLIEVAMNSNSDAVESYTASLITERPGDTYTRLEFEIDHQTTKALDNASNSNLEKLVKYACKTVEKEKDETLKTIVEAIVDRLKKCNYYVFHSLVKEAREQLQNGEGRADLSKTYLQSLMLPYVCERATWEIAHALSVPHMPSLTYLDLSGNELISKGNSLTYLEKLNSLIYLDLSNTGLTIDGLAKLKGAKLHLDILKVRNNPRLNWIKAGRIANEIENYKISYLDSDVMRNLASHYQTQGRDTRAALMIDLADDKHTTGPAEFHLGRMYENGWDLAKNWEKAILWYQRAGNQNHTEAQYRLGRIYENGRVAKKDEQTAAQWYEKAAIQGNRVAQYALCSMYERAVRQGCPKVQYSLGKMYYNGWGVDKNYQEAVEWYQKAANQGYAEAQYQLGYMYEYPKGLLQNYKEAAKWYQAAAKQGIITAQVKLADMSYYGLGVDKDEQEAFRWFQKAANQGHAAAQLVLGVMYVNGRGVTKDDVKAVEWIEKAVNQGDAEAQLVLGIMYANGRGVNKDEEQAVAWYQKAADQGSAVAQYMLEQRYENGRGVTKDDVKAVE; this is encoded by the coding sequence ATGAAGCAACATTATAGTGTAGCTCGTCAATTTATGGCGTGTATTCTATTTGTAAGCCTATGCTTACAAAGCTGTACAAATATTTATGTCCCATCAAACCTTCCAATAAAAGAGGGCGAAAAATACGTTAGTGAGAGGGTTGTCCGGCAGCTAATAGGCAAACAATCGATTACCAAAGAAGGGCATATCGTTACTTTTTATCAGCAAGGAAACCAACTGCGTGCGGAAGTTGGAGAAAATTTACCACAGGGATTCGATAAAACGTATACTGTGCCTGTGTATATAGAGGAAGAAATGAAGCTAGCACAGGTAGCTAGTTTAAACGAAGAAGCTCAAAAGAAAAACATTCATGTGGTTTTTCCTAAAAACCAACAGGAAGGGTATGTATATGTAGGCCACACAGGTTTAATGGGAGGAGGTAAGGATAAAAAAAGCAGGAAGCAAGTATTGCCAGGAGAAGAAGAGGTAGAAGAAGAAACAGAGGAAAAATCCCCCAGAAGTACTGAAACAGAAGGTTATCAGGTAGCAATCCAACCAGCCTTTTCGCCTGAGCACCAACAAAAGTCCACACCTCGTTTGATCTTAAGTTTAGATGGAGGAGGTATTCGAGGGCTACTAGAAGCAGATGCGTTAAATTACATAGAAAAAGTATTAGCAGAAAGAATTATAAATCATTTTGGTGATCGATCTGCTCCAAAACCTGATGTGCGCTTAGGTGAATATTTTGACTTAATTGCAGGCACTTCCACAGGTGGTATTATTGCTTTAGCTATGCGTATTTTAGACCTTGCTACCAATCGGCCACGTTATAATATGGAAATAGTATCAGGAATATATAAAGATAAAGGAGGCAAAATCTTTTATGGTAATAACAAACTTTGGAAACTATTGTGCCAAGCAAAATCTAATATATATAATCCTAAGCCTTTAGAGGATATTTTAACAGAGTACTTTGGCAATGCAACTTTACAAGATTTATGTGATCCTGTTTTAATTACTACGTATGATACAGATAAACCTGGTATTTATCTTTTTAAAAGCTCTGATACAAAAAATGGTGCAAGCAAAAACTTTTATGTAAAGGATGTTGCTAGGGCTACTTCAGCAGCTCCTACTTATTTCCCTCCAGCACAGATTAGTTCTATAAGTGGAGAAAAATATTGTTTTATAGATGGAGGAGTTGCTGCGAATAATCCCGCTCTCTACGCTTATACATATGCTAAGGATAACTTATACCAAAATTCTCGTTTCCATCTTATTTCTTTAAATACAGGAACATCCCCAAAACCCAGCTTAGCACGTACAGCAAGTAAAGGTGGTGTTCTATTGGTACCTAAACTAATAGAGGTAGCTATGAATAGCAACAGTGATGCTGTTGAGTCGTATACAGCATCTTTGATTACTGAGAGACCAGGAGACACTTATACACGTTTAGAATTTGAAATTGATCATCAGACCACCAAAGCACTTGATAATGCTAGTAATAGCAATTTAGAAAAGTTGGTAAAATATGCTTGCAAAACAGTGGAGAAAGAAAAGGATGAAACCTTGAAGACTATAGTGGAGGCTATAGTGGATAGGTTAAAAAAGTGCAATTATTATGTTTTTCACTCGCTTGTTAAGGAAGCCCGTGAGCAACTACAAAATGGTGAGGGTAGGGCTGATTTATCCAAGACATACCTACAATCTTTGATGCTGCCGTATGTATGTGAGCGTGCTACATGGGAAATTGCACATGCTTTAAGCGTACCCCACATGCCCAGTTTAACCTATTTAGATTTAAGTGGTAATGAGCTTATATCTAAAGGTAATAGTTTAACATATTTAGAAAAGCTTAATAGTCTTATTTACCTAGATCTTAGTAATACAGGTCTAACCATAGATGGATTAGCAAAGCTAAAAGGTGCTAAGTTACATCTAGATATACTAAAAGTAAGAAACAACCCAAGATTAAACTGGATAAAGGCTGGTAGGATTGCAAATGAAATTGAGAACTATAAAATTTCTTATCTGGATAGTGATGTTATGAGAAATTTGGCAAGTCACTATCAAACTCAAGGCCGAGACACTAGAGCGGCTCTAATGATTGACCTAGCTGATGATAAACATACTACTGGTCCTGCTGAATTTCATTTAGGTAGGATGTATGAGAACGGATGGGATTTAGCTAAGAACTGGGAAAAAGCAATATTATGGTATCAAAGAGCTGGTAACCAAAACCATACAGAAGCACAATACAGGTTAGGTAGGATATATGAAAATGGCAGGGTAGCAAAAAAGGATGAGCAGACGGCTGCTCAATGGTATGAGAAAGCTGCTATACAAGGAAATAGAGTGGCACAATATGCATTATGCTCCATGTATGAAAGAGCTGTTAGACAAGGGTGCCCAAAGGTACAATATAGCTTGGGAAAAATGTATTATAATGGCTGGGGAGTAGACAAAAATTATCAGGAAGCAGTGGAATGGTATCAAAAGGCAGCTAACCAAGGATATGCAGAAGCACAATATCAATTAGGATATATGTATGAATATCCCAAAGGGCTATTGCAAAATTACAAGGAAGCAGCCAAGTGGTACCAAGCAGCAGCTAAGCAAGGTATAATAACTGCTCAGGTTAAGTTAGCAGATATGTCTTATTATGGACTAGGTGTTGATAAGGATGAACAAGAAGCATTCAGATGGTTTCAAAAGGCAGCTAATCAAGGACATGCAGCGGCACAACTTGTTTTGGGGGTAATGTATGTCAATGGACGAGGTGTTACCAAGGATGATGTTAAAGCTGTAGAATGGATTGAAAAGGCAGTTAATCAAGGAGATGCAGAAGCACAACTTGTTTTGGGGATAATGTATGCCAATGGACGAGGTGTTAATAAGGATGAAGAACAAGCAGTAGCATGGTATCAAAAAGCTGCCGATCAGGGAAGTGCAGTTGCACAATATATGCTGGAGCAGAGGTATGAGAATGGACGAGGTGTTACCAAGGATGATGTTAAAGCTGTAGAATAG
- a CDS encoding tetratricopeptide repeat protein — MEKAADQGSAVAQYMLGQRYENGRGVTKDYVKAVEWYQKAAKQGDAEAQYILGCMYDDGRGVIKDEQKAFKWYQKAAGQGYAKAQFNLGVSYANGQGIAEDEKKAVEWYQKAAEQGHVGAQYNLGVIYEGGMGIKQNYKQAVSWYQAATEKGSPIAQASLARMYFNGWGIKKDIKRADALLQLVHKEIQAGAERGDIEC, encoded by the coding sequence ATTGAAAAAGCTGCCGATCAGGGAAGTGCAGTTGCACAATATATGCTGGGCCAGAGGTATGAGAATGGACGAGGTGTTACTAAGGATTATGTTAAAGCTGTAGAATGGTATCAAAAAGCTGCTAAACAAGGAGATGCAGAAGCTCAATATATCCTAGGTTGTATGTATGATGATGGACGAGGAGTAATAAAAGATGAGCAAAAAGCATTCAAATGGTATCAAAAAGCTGCAGGTCAAGGTTATGCAAAAGCACAATTTAACCTGGGAGTAAGTTATGCTAACGGACAAGGAATAGCTGAAGATGAGAAGAAAGCTGTAGAGTGGTATCAGAAAGCAGCTGAGCAAGGGCATGTAGGTGCACAATATAACTTAGGCGTAATATACGAAGGAGGCATGGGTATTAAGCAAAATTATAAGCAAGCAGTAAGTTGGTATCAGGCGGCAACTGAAAAAGGTAGCCCTATTGCTCAAGCTAGCCTAGCTAGAATGTATTTCAATGGATGGGGCATTAAGAAAGATATTAAACGAGCTGATGCTTTATTGCAGTTAGTCCATAAAGAAATACAAGCTGGTGCTGAGAGAGGCGATATAGAATGTTAA
- a CDS encoding tetratricopeptide repeat protein → MLGWMYYNGQGVNKDDAEAVEWYEKAASQGYVAAQNNLGIMYNNGRGVEKDDAKAVEWYKKAAEKGYAYAQFNLGRMYENGQGVAKDYAKAKEWYRKAARRGDAKAKVALSKLESLN, encoded by the coding sequence ATGTTAGGGTGGATGTATTATAATGGACAAGGAGTTAATAAAGACGATGCAGAAGCTGTCGAGTGGTATGAAAAAGCAGCGAGTCAAGGATATGTAGCTGCACAAAATAACCTTGGTATAATGTATAATAATGGACGTGGTGTAGAAAAAGATGACGCAAAAGCTGTCGAGTGGTATAAAAAAGCAGCTGAAAAAGGATATGCTTATGCACAATTCAATTTAGGAAGAATGTATGAGAATGGACAAGGAGTCGCTAAAGATTATGCAAAAGCCAAAGAATGGTATAGAAAAGCAGCGAGGCGAGGTGATGCCAAGGCAAAAGTTGCCCTTAGTAAATTGGAAAGTCTCAATTAA
- a CDS encoding tetratricopeptide repeat protein, translated as MKDEQKAFKWYQKVAGQGYVKAQYQLGWMYQYGESVDKDYVKVVGWYQKAAAQGLARAQHNLGILYANGRGINKDEEQAVAWHQKAAEQGNMYAQNNLGDMYHKGWGVEKNDIKALKWYERAASQGDAEVQYNLERMYYNGWG; from the coding sequence ATAAAAGATGAGCAAAAAGCATTCAAATGGTATCAGAAAGTTGCAGGTCAAGGTTATGTAAAAGCACAATATCAATTAGGATGGATGTATCAATATGGGGAAAGTGTAGATAAGGATTATGTTAAAGTTGTAGGATGGTATCAGAAAGCTGCTGCACAAGGACTTGCACGGGCACAACATAACTTAGGTATACTGTATGCCAATGGACGAGGTATTAATAAGGATGAAGAACAAGCAGTAGCATGGCATCAAAAAGCAGCTGAGCAAGGGAATATGTATGCACAAAATAATTTAGGCGATATGTATCATAAGGGCTGGGGAGTTGAGAAGAATGATATTAAGGCATTGAAATGGTATGAAAGAGCTGCTAGCCAAGGAGATGCAGAGGTACAATATAATTTGGAAAGAATGTATTATAATGGCTGGGGGTAA
- a CDS encoding tetratricopeptide repeat protein, whose protein sequence is MGVNKNYQEAVAWYQKAADQGLARAQFILGMLYYEGQGITQDYAKGKEWYGKAAKQGDVTNTISRCMCEYDHTLLYGAAQEEAT, encoded by the coding sequence CTGGGGGTAAACAAGAATTACCAGGAAGCAGTAGCATGGTATCAAAAGGCTGCTGACCAAGGACTTGCAAGAGCACAATTTATCCTAGGCATGTTATACTATGAAGGACAAGGTATTACTCAAGATTATGCTAAAGGAAAAGAATGGTATGGAAAAGCTGCTAAACAAGGAGATGTAACAAACACAATATCAAGATGTATGTGTGAATATGATCATACTCTACTGTATGGGGCTGCACAAGAGGAAGCCACTTAG
- the lpdA gene encoding dihydrolipoyl dehydrogenase produces the protein MHTSYDLIIIGGGPGGYVAAIRAAQLGMRVAVVEQEALGGVCLNWGCIPTKALLKSAQVFEYIKHAASYGIQVQDATPNFTSMIQRSRGVANTMSKGIQTLFKKHKIDTIYGVGKLGTRTTVIVKDHTGNNTTYQAKNIILATGSRSKSLPNLPIDRQHIIGYREALSLPKQPKSMVIVGAGAIGVEFAYFYNAIGTSVTLVEYMPRILPLEDEDISKQLLKSLTQTDISVHTSTEVIGVIRDGGQCQVQINSQTGMQTLPCDVVLSAVGVVSNLENIGLEEVGVSVEKGKVVVDDFYRTNVPGIYAIGDIVRGPALAHVASAEGILCVEKIAGLEPESLDYHNIPACTYCQPEVASVGYTEQAAKEAGYSIKVGKFPFTASGKAHAAGDSTGFVKVIFDAKYGEWLGAHMIGHNVTEMIAEVVAARKLETTGHEIIKSVHPHPTMSEAVMEAVAAAYQEAIHI, from the coding sequence ATGCATACATCCTATGACCTTATCATTATTGGAGGCGGGCCTGGTGGCTACGTAGCCGCTATCCGAGCTGCGCAGTTAGGCATGCGCGTGGCTGTAGTAGAACAAGAAGCACTTGGTGGCGTTTGCCTTAACTGGGGCTGTATTCCTACCAAAGCACTGCTTAAAAGTGCCCAGGTTTTTGAATATATTAAGCATGCAGCTTCTTATGGTATTCAAGTCCAAGATGCTACTCCTAATTTTACTAGCATGATACAGCGTAGTAGAGGCGTAGCAAATACCATGAGCAAAGGCATACAAACTTTATTTAAAAAGCATAAAATTGATACAATTTACGGAGTAGGTAAACTTGGCACGCGTACAACAGTAATAGTAAAAGACCATACAGGTAACAACACTACTTATCAGGCTAAAAATATTATTTTGGCTACAGGTAGCAGAAGCAAATCATTACCGAATTTACCTATTGACCGTCAACATATTATAGGGTATAGAGAAGCGTTATCACTACCCAAACAGCCTAAATCTATGGTTATTGTAGGTGCAGGTGCTATTGGTGTGGAGTTTGCATATTTCTACAATGCTATAGGAACTTCTGTAACTTTAGTAGAGTATATGCCGCGTATATTACCTTTAGAAGACGAAGATATATCTAAGCAGCTCTTAAAGTCTCTTACACAAACTGATATAAGCGTTCATACGAGTACTGAAGTGATAGGCGTTATACGAGATGGCGGACAATGCCAAGTACAAATTAACTCCCAAACAGGTATGCAAACTCTTCCTTGTGATGTAGTATTATCTGCAGTAGGTGTAGTTAGCAATCTGGAAAATATAGGATTAGAAGAAGTTGGCGTGTCTGTAGAGAAAGGCAAAGTAGTAGTAGACGACTTTTATAGGACCAATGTACCTGGCATATATGCCATTGGAGATATCGTTAGAGGTCCTGCCCTAGCTCACGTAGCTTCTGCAGAAGGAATTTTATGTGTAGAAAAAATAGCTGGTCTTGAACCCGAGTCTTTAGATTATCATAACATTCCTGCTTGTACGTATTGTCAACCAGAAGTAGCTTCAGTAGGGTATACTGAACAAGCTGCAAAAGAAGCTGGCTATAGCATCAAAGTAGGTAAATTCCCTTTTACAGCCTCAGGTAAAGCTCATGCTGCAGGCGATTCAACAGGTTTTGTTAAAGTTATTTTCGATGCTAAATATGGAGAGTGGCTAGGTGCGCATATGATAGGTCATAATGTAACAGAAATGATTGCTGAAGTAGTAGCTGCTAGAAAGCTAGAAACAACAGGTCATGAAATTATTAAATCTGTCCACCCACATCCTACGATGTCAGAAGCTGTTATGGAAGCTGTAGCTGCCGCTTATCAGGAAGCTATACATATCTAA